One Comamonas odontotermitis genomic window, CAGCCGCCGCGACCCAGCCGCCCAGGCAGGCCTGGCCAGTGCAGCCGCCATGATGGTAGCCAAGGGCGTGAAGGCTGATGGTGCCCAGCCCGCGCTGGACGAAAATGCCGTCGGTGAAGCATGGGCAGACCTGGGCGCCACCTTCGAAGCTGCGGCCAGCAACGATGCGCTGAGTTTTTCGCTGCGCTCGCTGACGGATACCAGCCTGCTGGGCAAGGCGGCAGACATGGCGGCACGCCAGATGGCCCAGCCCAGCTATGACGAGACCGTCTGGCAACGCGAACGCGAACGCTGGAATGCATCGATCAAGGAAGGCAACACGCGCCCGCCCGTGGTGGCGGCACGCGCCTTTGGCAAGGCCGTGTTTGGCTCGCACCCCTACGGCCAGCGCGCAACGGAAGCAACCCTCACCCAGATCGACCCTACTGCCATGCGCCAGTACCTGGCACGCTCGGTGGATGCCTGCCGCGCCAAGGTGACCCTGGTGGGTGCGCTTGACAAGGCGCAGGCCGATGCGCTCGTCAAGCGCCTGCTGGCCAAGATGCCTGCAACGCCTCGGGCGCAGTGCGCGCCGCCTCCTGTGGTTCCCGCTGTGCAGCCCCTGGCCAAGGCGGAGGAAATCCAGATTGCATTCGATTCAGCCCAGGCGCAGGTGCTGATCGGGCAGCCCGGCATCCGCCGTGCGGACCCCGATTTTCTGGCCGTGATGCTGGGCAACCAGATTCTGGGCGGCGGCGGTTTTGCATCGCGCCTGATGGAAGAGGTGCGCGAAAAGCGTGGCCTGGTCTATGGCGTGTATTCCACCTTCAACCCGGGGCTGGATGCTGGCGCCTTCCAGATCGGCCTGCAAACCCGGCCCGACCAGGCTGCCCAGGCGCTGGAGGTAACGCGCGAAGTGCTGGCCACCTACATTGCCGAGGGGCCGACCGACAAGGAACTGCGCGACGCCAAGGACAACCTCATCGGCGGCTTTGCGCTGCGCGTGGACAGCAATGCCAAGCTGCTGGGCAACGTCACCAACATTGCTTGGAACGGACTGCCACTCGATTACCTGGACCACTGGACCGACCGTGTCGAGGCCCTGAGCAAGGATGATGTGCGCAAGGCCATGGCTCGCATGGTGCAACCGGACAAGGAAGTGACCGTGGTGCTCGGAGCCAAAGCCGGTACCAAGACAGAAGCCAAGGCAGAAGCAGCTGCCGCAGGCGTGCAGCCAGGAGCCAAGCAGTAATGGGACGCAGCACCATCAAGGACGAGCGCAGCCTGCGTGCGCTGCAGGCGTTGGCCAGCCAACCTGCCGCCGCCACTGCAGCGCCTGGCAGCAAAGCCTCGGGCGCAAGCCGCTCGGCGCGCGTGGCTGCGTCGGCAGCGGGCGAGATACGCATCATCGGCGGCCAGTGGCGCCGCACCAAGCTGGCCGTGCTGACCAAGCCCGATCTG contains:
- a CDS encoding M16 family metallopeptidase — encoded protein: MHKAFYKTLIGGAVALLASHSAWALLPIEHWTQDSGAQVWLVNSPTIPMVDVQINFDAGSRRDPAAQAGLASAAAMMVAKGVKADGAQPALDENAVGEAWADLGATFEAAASNDALSFSLRSLTDTSLLGKAADMAARQMAQPSYDETVWQRERERWNASIKEGNTRPPVVAARAFGKAVFGSHPYGQRATEATLTQIDPTAMRQYLARSVDACRAKVTLVGALDKAQADALVKRLLAKMPATPRAQCAPPPVVPAVQPLAKAEEIQIAFDSAQAQVLIGQPGIRRADPDFLAVMLGNQILGGGGFASRLMEEVREKRGLVYGVYSTFNPGLDAGAFQIGLQTRPDQAAQALEVTREVLATYIAEGPTDKELRDAKDNLIGGFALRVDSNAKLLGNVTNIAWNGLPLDYLDHWTDRVEALSKDDVRKAMARMVQPDKEVTVVLGAKAGTKTEAKAEAAAAGVQPGAKQ